The stretch of DNA TTTATCAACTTCATGTCAGTTTTTAGAATAAAGAtcaatctgagctttaacacaacaaacaacTGAGTGTTtatgtgcttttgtgtatttttgttgtcattttgtatattcttgcatcattttgtgtgttttgggagttattttgtgctttagaatcatttttttgtattttgtattgattttgttttctttttgtctcattttgcagatttttgttaccgttttgtttttggagtcattttgtatatttttctctttttgttgtgttagattaattttgtgtgtttttgttgaaattttgtatgtttgccATGCACTTGGCATTTTTAGGAataattttgtggttttgtgtttgtggattaattttctgttgtcattttgtatattttttgtgtatttctttctcacatttagtgtatttatgttgtcattttttatattagtctttcaacattttgtgtgtttttggagttattttgtgttttggatgaatttttagtatttattgaattttttgcatcttttctttttggagtaattttgtatatttttgttgtaattttggatatttttctctttttgtgtatttttgttgtgtttttaagatttattttgtgtttttgttgtaattttgtatatttgtcttgCACTTGGCATGTtaatggaatcattttgtgtttttcgattaattttgtttttggattcattttgtgcatttgtgttgcaagaaatgtttttcttttgcaggttttttttattgtagtcattttctacatttttgtggttttgtgtattttagttgtaattctttattttgcaggtttttgttgttcttttgtgtgtttttagtcattttgtgcatttctgttgtattgttttcctataatttggtatattttcctgttatttatttgtagtcatcttgtgtacaaatattgctgttttttttgtatatttctgttattttgtgtattttttaatttatttggggCATTTACTTGGCAGTAAAATTaagtgaaaatgaatgcaaCATTCCACCACTTTAGATGTTAAACTATTTTTCAACTCTTGAACTATATTAAAAATCAGACTTGAATTCTCCATTTTATAACTTGTGTATTATTTTCAGAATGTTGTTGTGGCTTATGTCGGCATCTTTATTGGTGGAGATTATCTGTTCTCGTGGACCAACTTCCTGGGCCTCAGCATTTGGTATGAAATGATCTTTGACATTATTGTGCAACTtagtaaataaaaactaaataaactgagctttgttttacttttctttCCTCTTGCAGTATGTCTGGAGGAGTCGTGTACTCATACCTAACCTTcataaacaacaaaagtacCACAACAGCACATGAGCAGAACTCTAAACTTCAAAGAACACAAGTGATTCAGCTGTAGTCACATGACCAGGTTTCACCACATGGTGGCAGTGTTTGACTCCATATTGGAGCATTACCGTTTCTGTCTATTCAagtcattgttttctatttagCGGTTTATAAAACaggttattttaaattttactgCAGATATCGTGCTGAATTTCAGCCACGTTGACTTTAAATGTTATAAACTCATAGGAAATTAAGATTTATCTCAATGTTTGGAGGTAACAGAGAGTGAAAAACACTGAGTCAGGGTCAGAGAATGTTTATTGAAAATTGACAATCATAAGATTTGAAACAAAGCTGTCAGAAAGTGTGTATTAATGGTAGCAGAGCGACTCTAAACACAGAATAATGGAAACTGTGGGAAACTGTTAAAGCTGTTAAAGGAAACTTGTGCTCACTcatgtttctaaaaaaaagataaaaacgtgtaaaatatatatatatattaaatgccATAAATCTTCTCAAACATTGCAGTTTATAAAAATTTAATACGTTGGgagcaataaatcattttcTACTTTCCTTGATTATCCATGTTTTCCAGTTTCTTTTGTAACGACACAATGACAATCGTCAAAGTGAATGTGACTGGTTaaccaaaaaatatttaaatatcaaagactttttttttacagtgttgaAGAAATATTAGTGTTGCTCAAAGAGACGTGCCAAACAATCGCTTGAATCTCAAACCTGCGAAGGAGTTTAAgcgctttattttgaaatatggaATTAAGCTATTTTCCCACAATTTCGTCgattaaaaaaagtcattttaatgatGAAACATTTCAGAAATGTTGAAAAAGTGTGTAATTATCAAACACACTCCCATTATTGCtcgccttcaaaataaaagactggAACAAAAGatcattaaagggatcctcctctgtttttaaaaatgtggccTCAAACCTTTCAAATGCactagatctatgtctaacaaaacacattcataTGCATGATATTCGTTttgttaacttttaaaaataggactactttataGTTGAAATCATgcgattgatgatgtcacaaggccccactgcctgtaaacatcccattgttttctattggagtgaaacatgcagcctgatttttagaccaattaaaagctttttagatcatttagcaattttttcacaacttgtgctgcttttggttgctctaaaaaaaaaaaaacacaggaaaagttaaagctATTGATGTAAACCTTTTGTTCAcataaagagaataaaaacagttgctCATTCGtgtccttggttgactacagccctattaaaaacagtggaggatccctatAAAGTGTTGAAATCCATTTTAGAACTTTCTTAAAAATGAACAATTATTGTAAAAACAGCCAAAGGAAGTGAAGTTTTCTGCCACTCGGAAACAACGACCGTGTTTAAAACTGTTTCTCAAACATTTCTTGTGACCTCATCCGATAGCGTTCTCTCCATTTGAGCATcatcctctctttttttacacatctgtcacacacactcacgctcTCAACATTCGtagaaaatcaaaacaaaaaccaactcAAAGTGCAAaccaaacaacattaaaaacaaacaacaggtTCTCGTCCTTGGCCTTTAAAAGACTAAAGAGAGCGACATTCTTCATATTGTCAAACCTACCGTAATAGCAGCCTAAAACTGGAAGCTCAATAAGGTGCTTTAGCTTTTGCTTTCCTGTTGCTGTGACAACGAGGTGGGGGGAAGGTACAGCACACGCCACAGGAAGGCAGGGGGAGGGGTGAAGGGGAAGGAGGAGGGACTAAGTGTTTATGCAGACAGGTTATTGGCCAGCTCGATGAGGGCCAGGGCGCCATGGAGACGCTCCCGTTGCTCCTGGAGACGCCGTTTAGCCGCCGCCCCTCcctggctgctgctgctcttctCCTCCTCCGCGCTCTCCTCCTCGTCTTCGTTTTCTTCGTCAGACTGGAGGAACTCCATGGGGTCCTGCTGCTCCTGGTCCTGTCCTCGAGCTTTTCCCGCCGGCTTTGccttggtggtggtgggggcaCGCTGCTCACGGGTTCGCCAGTACCTggagaaacaggaagtgattatAGAACATATGGGGAACACGCAGCTAGTGAGGCTAATTCAGATTCTGTGTTAGCTTACTTAGCTAGCCACTCGGCCACAGCCTTATTATCCACTGACTGGGCCTTCCCAGGGCTCTCCTTAGGCTCCTCCCTCTTCAGACGAGAAAACGGGTGTTTGGGGCAGTGACGGTTGGCGTGTGTGAATCTATTACCACATCCtgaagaaaaaaagcacaaattattACAGTGAACATTATTAATGCAACTGGATATATGTTTGTAGATAGGAAACAGGCCAACAagttcagaattaaattaattaaaattctcCAAAATCATTCATAAAAGCCACGTTAGAGAGTTTCtttgagtaaaaataaattgattagGGATGGGACAATACACTAAATTCACGATACaatatgagacaaaaaaaataaacattttatttattattattaaataatgcatTGAACTTTATTTGACTTTTAACTGTGTGTTAGCTTTTCCAGTTTCAAACTGAATATTAATTAtggttattaaaaaaataataataatggttccTCTTGCTCATTGGCCACGGttatatgatgtttttttttatttagaattcGTTATTCTGAGTTAAATTAAGTGttgtgcttcatgtttacatagaAATAGTAAATTGAGGTTAACAGGAATTCATTTAAAGCGGAattagtgtttacaagaaagaggaataatttaattcagaatgaaaacggcattaggaattaagtgtttacaagatcagtttaaaaattgaattaacttttattctgaattaaggAGGAATTAAAGCACCCATGTGTTGATTATGATGCTTTGAATAGGTTTTCAAACAGAACTGAGCCTGAAACGTTGGGTAGTTTAAACTGCCAAACGCTCCTTCATCGAAACTTTAACTTTCTTTTCACCAGAAACGGAAACTGAAAGCGAAATAAAAAGACAGTCTCAGTCTTTCTTCTTTAAACTATGCAAGTTTACGAGTGTTTCCAGTCATCCATCCCTAAAGTTTTAAATAAAGACAACAGTTCTATTGTGTAAGAgcacttttttcccctttttaacCTGATCGTACTTGCATCAAACATACCTTTCTCGGAGCAAACAAAGGGTTTCTCCCCAGTGTGGAGCCGTTGGTGGGTTTTCAGCTGACCGCTCTGAACAAAGGCCTTCCCACAGTTAGGATAATCACACAGATAGGGCCGTTCTCCTGTAACAGAATAAAGATACATTAAGAAAAGACTCTGATGGTCAATTTATGATGGTTATCAAGGTTTATCCGAgagctttctttttctctttatgGACTATTTGCTCACCATTAGCCGTGCACATTAACGGTTTAAACACACACCTGTATGTGTCCTCTTGTGAGCTTGCAGAGATTTCTCTCTGGGAAACACTCTGTTACAGATGTTGCAGCGAATCCTGCTGGACGAAGTCTCGCCCTCGTTGATCAGCTCCCGCACTGTGTCAGCTCGAGGTCGACCTCTGCGTATCCCATCCTGAAAGCaggaacacatacatttaactgcttCTGTAAGGATTGCACTGACTTGTAGGAGGAAAAAACTTGGATTTCTTTTGAAGTTTTttatgccctagtttgcacttccacatacaACTGATATATACAGTGTGTACAATacccaagcaataaatgacaagtATCAGTGCTGCATCATTTTCAGAATCATATTTGTGGGATTctttgtcaaataaaaaaagtcagGATTTTAGAAAAGGTGATTAAAGACTGCACGGGCAACTAgtgaccacatgtggcccttggccTCATTTTGTGACTTCAGAAACatacaaactgacagaaaaatacacaagaggaGAACAAAGCAACgcaacattgtaaaaaaaaaaaaaaaaatcactccagaatcacaaaacgacaacaaaaatgcaccaaagaacaacaaaaacacagaatatctctaagaataaaaaaatacccttttttctttccagtattagtgctaagagtagtaatcattctaaatactgacataaatgttgacaaTGTGATTAAAGTAGCCCATCTCTGTTGTAAACGGCCAGATTTGGGTCCTAGACCTTAAGTTTGACTTTGAACCTTACTTTGTCTTgaatcaaaaagttaaactcGTGTAATGtattcaaaacaaacatttatctaGACAGGTCAGATAAATTAGGTATTTTTCATCTGAGAttatgatgcattttttttctccaactttTAGGTTTTAAgtttgtgaataaaataaattttcacATAAAACGTCTATTTCAAAACTCTCGACAGTTTACGAACTTGAAAAATGCAAATCACATGTGACAGTGCAGGAAAACTCGtgcatgttttcttttctttccatcCGGCTGCATTTTGGCGCGCAAAGATACGTCACAAACACGAGCAGCTGCTGTTGCTCAACCCGGAAGTGAATGCGGATTAAAATCCACCCTGTCACACTGCGCGCGGGcgttttttaaatgactttttctAACTCAGCCATGTTTAATTGTATTTTCACACATTATCGAcacaaacacagtgactgaaTACTGACTTTATTAGTTAGTTACCCACGTGTATTAACATGAACTCTTTGAACAACGTGTTATTACAGTAAGTCCCACATAAAGACATTGTTACAGGTTTATAAAGACTAGCTCTGACTATGAAGCTTTTTACCTTGATTTCAGCAGGTGTCAAATCTTCCTCCGTGGCCGTGTGTGTCCCAGTCGGAGACGCAGCCCCGTTTCCAGAGCCTGGACTCAGGCTCACATTGTGGGCGTTTTCTCCCCACTTCCACGGGTAAACCATGAAGTCGCTGAACCCGGGGCTGGTGGGCGTCAGGGCGTACATTTTCCTCGGTTTGATCGGTGTGGTCTTGATCACGGACACCAGGACTCTTTTAGGAGAGTTGTCGCAGAAAACCACATGCGGCTGCTTGTTTTCAGtcatcgtgttgacttcaaatcCCACAAAAAAACGAGAAAATAAAGGCACAAAAACTCTTTTGCGTGTACAGAATGTTAAGTTTCAGTCTTCATTTGTGTTTGTAGTTTCAAAAAAAGGTAAGAAACTCGATCCGTCTCCGCAAAGTATCCAGAAAAGTCCTAGTTTGCGGAGAAACTGTTGGTTTGAACTGACCTCATCCGCCCACCAGTGCTTCCTCCCGCGCTGCGCCGCAAAATCCCGCCCGATCGTTTCAATGTCCAATGAAATCCTCGAACAGTATCCCACGTGCTACCGAGAGCCAATGGAAAACGTCGACAAACCCGTCTCAGCCAATAAGCAGCGTGGAGTGTTGTCAACGACCGGAAGTATTTTCCTCCAATGAAATTCGAATACACGCGCGCTCTAGTTGATTGACGTCAACAAAAACCAATGAACAAAAGCTGAGCGCGTAGCACAGCCAATGAGAATGGAGGGCGGGGGAATTTCGTGTAACCCAGGAGCAGATGGCAGTTTTCCCGCGCTGATGACTGTATGTTATTGTatggtttttaaagtcattttaaaggGCAACGAGACCGTGGCGCCAACGTTACGTAATCATTTTACGACAAAGAGAGTGAAAGATGACTGTATATGAATCTAAGATGGTTCTTGGAGAGTTTTATCATTCtgattcagaaaactttatgtgtcagtgtttgtcattttaattttaaggcGCTGCataaaaagaaaatgagaaaattggaaaaaaaagacaacaaagctTGAAAAgaactataatatatatattacacaaaataatatacataatCACGTGAACTTTAACAAGTACGAGTAAATTGGCGCACTGTCCCTAGTagctttatgtatttttatgttggtttgtg from Gouania willdenowi chromosome 9, fGouWil2.1, whole genome shotgun sequence encodes:
- the znf367 gene encoding zinc finger protein 367: MTENKQPHVVFCDNSPKRVLVSVIKTTPIKPRKMYALTPTSPGFSDFMVYPWKWGENAHNVSLSPGSGNGAASPTGTHTATEEDLTPAEIKDGIRRGRPRADTVRELINEGETSSSRIRCNICNRVFPREKSLQAHKRTHTGERPYLCDYPNCGKAFVQSGQLKTHQRLHTGEKPFVCSEKGCGNRFTHANRHCPKHPFSRLKREEPKESPGKAQSVDNKAVAEWLAKYWRTREQRAPTTTKAKPAGKARGQDQEQQDPMEFLQSDEENEDEEESAEEEKSSSSQGGAAAKRRLQEQRERLHGALALIELANNLSA